GGCACTTCCCGTCACCTGATTCAGCGATGTCTTGAGCACAGTTCCTTCACGGCTCTCACCTCTCAGATTCACTCCGGATTTGAGCATCAGATTGGTGCTGCCATCCGGCCCGGATAACAAATTGTACACTCCATCAGGAAAAACACTTCATCCCCAACGTTGGCCTCGTCCATCGCAGCCTGTATAGCAGGGCGGTCATCACTCGTGTTGTCAGCAGGATCTGCTCCATAATCCCGCACATCAATTGTACGTCCGGTCACGGCATGTGGAGCATGGACAGCATGTGGTGTGCCATCTGTTTCCGTCAGACCTGGTGCGATAAAGGGCATCGTCCCTTCAGGTGGTTGTGGCACGATGTATGGAATCAGAGCCACAGGTGTCCCTCCCCCTGCAAAAGGAGCATACAGATGCACATCGGTCAGACTTGTGTAAATACTTGCATCGGAATTGCCACGCCCGGTGATTCGCACATAACGTGCAGATATGTCCGGGATATCAAACGCCTGCATTTCGGTTGTATCCCCACTGCTTTCGCCGTTAAATATCTGGGTCCACTGCTCACCGTCAACAGACGATTCCATCTCAAAAAATGTCTTTCGGATATCCCCTTTGTAAAAACCAATCCCAACATAACCCACTGGCTGTACCTGCCCCAGATCAAATGTGATCCATTGCCCCTCTCCTGCAACAGACCAGCGTGTATAGCTGTTATTGTCGAGAGTATTGGTCGCAAGGTTACCATCGCTGCCACTTGCCGTGACGGAAGCCACAGGCAGGGACGATACCGGGACGTCAAGGGTTGTCATTTCGGTTGATAAAGCAGTGCTGACGTTGCCGGCCTCATCAATCGCCCTCACTTGAAAGGTGTACGATGTTCCAGCTGCAAGTCCGCTGTCCCGAAATGACTGCTTACCTTGTTCGCTCAGCAGAACGCCATCCCGATAAATCCGGTAAGCATATACAGCCGTATCGTCACTGGCAGCGGGCCATCTCAGTTCCGCAAAATCCGTTCCCCAGTTACGAATCTCCAGCTCGGCTCCCTGCTCCCATTCGGGTGAATGCGTGTCACTGCCCTCTTCGATCAAAGCAATGACCGATAACTGTGGACGTGGATTGCTCGTTCCGTTGGCTTCCTTAGTATAGACGTTTACAGAGACGCCAGTTGATCCCGCATCCGCGAGCAAAAATGCCACTTGCCCCGCATCTGGACGACTCTTCACATAATCGGTTACATCCACTTCATAGACGGCCGGACTTCCATTCCGATCTGCCGTGACCTGGAATGTGCCCAGCAACGAAGCTTCGCTCAGACTTTGTACGGGGGCATTCGACCAGGTTAATGATGATTCATTCCAGTCTGTAGCATCCAAACCGTACAGGGACAACTCCGTAGCGGTATTCGAAGTGCCTTTCTTCGCTGCAATCCGCAGCCGATACCGGTCTCCTTCGGAATCATTTCCGGTCATATCAAATTTGAGATATACATATTTCTTGGTCGACGAAGTGGAAGAGATGCTTAGTAATCCGGTACTGGAACCTGTAGCCTGATTGAAATTCAGATCAGGCTTGCTGCTGTCAATCGCCGCATCGTCGCTTGGCAGCTTGCTGGCGATGACCTTCTCCATTAACGGTCGTTCTACTTCATCTTCGCCCTCGCCGGATGAAGTATCTTCGGGGTTGCTTTTGAAAATAATTGGCTCCGTAACGATCCGGTTCTTCACATGTTCATCCAGGAAGGCCCATGCCTCCGCATTGGCATTCTCAGAAGCTGCACCTGTAAATCCATGGCCCTGACCAGGTACAATCTTCACATCCACAATCGGCACACCCGCAGATTGAAGCTGCTCTGCAAAAGTAACACTGTCCGTGTATGGAATGGTGGCGTCAGCATCCCCGTGGCGAATCCAGAACGGTGGATCATCAGGTGAAGCATAGGTGCCCGGCATCGCAAGTCTGGCCTGTTCCGGTACATCCAATGCGCGATGACCGCCAAGCAGAGCCGTGACAGAGCTATAATTATTGGCAAATGTCGT
The nucleotide sequence above comes from Paenibacillus sp. W2I17. Encoded proteins:
- a CDS encoding alpha/beta hydrolase fold domain-containing protein, giving the protein MKDLFKTWTKRAVLVAISFILITGIAIPVHEVWAMEDDIPHSVINAAAQEENIPEPEGPELEIYAENFDDPDNFGSTGGIALKAPWHQDGAGGSKAKTSSSTTAPSQPNMVKIDGTDALALPLDLTGYGNIRLSYYTRASSYISGSVIIEWSKDGGISWTTLETFELPPGTPDMKNKEGNTLKSWTLGSEANNNSTVNIRFRTGDAMQANMYIDNVAIYGQAIPGITPAPSPVPPGEENTEFTPPQGVTLYEDVEIGMAGGRAMYSSIAVPETAAAEPMPVMIYIHGGGWNHGDRKQALNSICNYVLKRGYIGVSLDYRLTPEAPFPAQIQDIKLAIRYLRAHAAQYNLDPSRIGVWGSSAGGHLAALLGTTGDLVAGDPVVLDTGVTVEVPDLEGSGGWPEYSDKVQAVADWYGPADFTTTFANNYSSVTALLGGHRALDVPEQARLAMPGTYASPDDPPFWIRHGDADATIPYTDSVTFAEQLQSAGVPIVDVKIVPGQGHGFTGAASENANAEAWAFLDEHVKNRIVTEPIIFKSNPEDTSSGEGEDEVERPLMEKVIASKLPSDDAAIDSSKPDLNFNQATGSSTGLLSISSTSSTKKYVYLKFDMTGNDSEGDRYRLRIAAKKGTSNTATELSLYGLDATDWNESSLTWSNAPVQSLSEASLLGTFQVTADRNGSPAVYEVDVTDYVKSRPDAGQVAFLLADAGSTGVSVNVYTKEANGTSNPRPQLSVIALIEEGSDTHSPEWEQGAELEIRNWGTDFAELRWPAASDDTAVYAYRIYRDGVLLSEQGKQSFRDSGLAAGTSYTFQVRAIDEAGNVSTALSTEMTTLDVPVSSLPVASVTASGSDGNLATNTLDNNSYTRWSVAGEGQWITFDLGQVQPVGYVGIGFYKGDIRKTFFEMESSVDGEQWTQIFNGESSGDTTEMQAFDIPDISARYVRITGRGNSDASIYTSLTDVHLYAPFAGGGTPVALIPYIVPQPPEGTMPFIAPGLTETDGTPHAVHAPHAVTGRTIDVRDYGADPADNTSDDRPAIQAAMDEANVGDEVFFLMECTICYPGRMAAPI